The following coding sequences are from one Panicum hallii strain FIL2 chromosome 5, PHallii_v3.1, whole genome shotgun sequence window:
- the LOC112892954 gene encoding pectin acetylesterase 5-like isoform X2 → MAMGTARRTPLVSRRRQGFAVVSAAAPRLIVMLLAVAAMPSSSVAAAAGSPEVVELTLLANAREKGAVCLDGSPPGYHLQRGFGSGEHSWIVNLEGGAWCNTTEDCSDRKMTDLGSSKFMKAIEFEGILSNKRSQNPYFYNWNKVDIRYCDGGSFAGDAEGKDRNGTKLFFRGLRIWEAVVDELMGKGLATAKQALLSGCSAGGLAALLHCDDFRARFPLEVPVKCLSDAGFFLDAKDLSGERLMRSIFSGVVQLQNVRKVLPKDCIAEKDPTECFFPAEFIKNISTPTFIRNSGYDSYQVGNIVAPGGSDPGQSWASCKADIRNCTSAQIEALHVFLLHAPCCRIQEGTSRGFGGCSTQEGLGAVHRLMLQPLSNAIQNLMAFADLPEAW, encoded by the exons ATGGCCATGGGGACCGCCCGACGGACGCCGCTCGTCTCGCGGCGTCGGCAAGGCTTCGCTGTCgtctcggcggcggcgccacggcTCATCGTCATGCTCCTGGCCGTGGCAGCCATGCCCTCCtcgtcggtggcggcggcggcgggctctcCGGAGGTCGTCGAGCTGACCCTCCTCGCAAACGCTCGGGAGAAGGGCGCCG TTTGCTTGGATGGTAGCCCGCCGGGTTACCACCTCCAGAGAGGCTTCGGCTCCGGAGAACACAGCTGGATCGTCAATCTTGAG GGAGGTGCATGGTGCAACACCACAGAAGATTGCTCCGACCGCAAAATGACCGACCTCGGTTCATCCAAATTCATGAAAGCAATAGAGTTTGAGGGGATACTCAGCAACAAGCGCTCACAAAATCCTT ATTTCTACAACTGGAATAAAGTTGACATAAGGTATTGTGACGGGGGATCATTTGCTGGGGATGCTGAGGGCAAAGATCGG AATGGAACAAAACTTTTCTTCAGAGGATTGCGCATCTGGGAAGCAGTCGTCGACGAACTCATGGGGAAAGGACTGGCCACTGCTAAACAG GCCTTGCTTTCAGGTTGCTCCGCTGGTGGTCTTGCTGCCCTACTGCACTGCGATGATTTCCGTGCACGATTCCCTCTGGAGGTTCCAGTAAAATGCCTCTCGGATGCTGGATTCTTTCTTGATGC AAAGGATTTATCAGGGGAAAGGTTAATGCGGTCGATCTTCAGTGGAGTTGTTCAACTTCAG AATGTTAGAAAAGTTTTGCCCAAGGACTGCATTGCAGAGAAGGATCCAACAGAG TGTTTCTTTCCTGCTGAGTTTATCAAGAATATCAGCACTCCCACATTTATCCGGAACTCCGGCTATGATTCATATCAG GTAGGAAATATTGTGGCGCCAGGCGGGTCTGATCCTGGACAATCATGGGCGAGTTGCAAAGCTGACATCCGAAACTGTACTTCCGCCCAAATTGAGGCACTGCATG TTTTTCTTCTCCACGCACCATGCTGTAGGATTCAGGAAGGAACTAGTCGAGGCTTTGGAGGTTGCTCAACGCAAGAGGGACTGGGGGCTGTTCATCGACTCATGCTTCAACCACTGTCAAACGCCATTCAGAATCTCATGGCATTCGCCGATCTCCCTGAGGCTTGGTAA
- the LOC112892954 gene encoding pectin acetylesterase 5-like isoform X1, which produces MAMGTARRTPLVSRRRQGFAVVSAAAPRLIVMLLAVAAMPSSSVAAAAGSPEVVELTLLANAREKGAVCLDGSPPGYHLQRGFGSGEHSWIVNLEGGAWCNTTEDCSDRKMTDLGSSKFMKAIEFEGILSNKRSQNPYFYNWNKVDIRYCDGGSFAGDAEGKDRNGTKLFFRGLRIWEAVVDELMGKGLATAKQALLSGCSAGGLAALLHCDDFRARFPLEVPVKCLSDAGFFLDAKDLSGERLMRSIFSGVVQLQNVRKVLPKDCIAEKDPTECFFPAEFIKNISTPTFIRNSGYDSYQVGNIVAPGGSDPGQSWASCKADIRNCTSAQIEALHGFRKELVEALEVAQRKRDWGLFIDSCFNHCQTPFRISWHSPISLRLGNKTIAEAVADWYIGGGHGVKEIDCEYPCINPTCSSQLDL; this is translated from the exons ATGGCCATGGGGACCGCCCGACGGACGCCGCTCGTCTCGCGGCGTCGGCAAGGCTTCGCTGTCgtctcggcggcggcgccacggcTCATCGTCATGCTCCTGGCCGTGGCAGCCATGCCCTCCtcgtcggtggcggcggcggcgggctctcCGGAGGTCGTCGAGCTGACCCTCCTCGCAAACGCTCGGGAGAAGGGCGCCG TTTGCTTGGATGGTAGCCCGCCGGGTTACCACCTCCAGAGAGGCTTCGGCTCCGGAGAACACAGCTGGATCGTCAATCTTGAG GGAGGTGCATGGTGCAACACCACAGAAGATTGCTCCGACCGCAAAATGACCGACCTCGGTTCATCCAAATTCATGAAAGCAATAGAGTTTGAGGGGATACTCAGCAACAAGCGCTCACAAAATCCTT ATTTCTACAACTGGAATAAAGTTGACATAAGGTATTGTGACGGGGGATCATTTGCTGGGGATGCTGAGGGCAAAGATCGG AATGGAACAAAACTTTTCTTCAGAGGATTGCGCATCTGGGAAGCAGTCGTCGACGAACTCATGGGGAAAGGACTGGCCACTGCTAAACAG GCCTTGCTTTCAGGTTGCTCCGCTGGTGGTCTTGCTGCCCTACTGCACTGCGATGATTTCCGTGCACGATTCCCTCTGGAGGTTCCAGTAAAATGCCTCTCGGATGCTGGATTCTTTCTTGATGC AAAGGATTTATCAGGGGAAAGGTTAATGCGGTCGATCTTCAGTGGAGTTGTTCAACTTCAG AATGTTAGAAAAGTTTTGCCCAAGGACTGCATTGCAGAGAAGGATCCAACAGAG TGTTTCTTTCCTGCTGAGTTTATCAAGAATATCAGCACTCCCACATTTATCCGGAACTCCGGCTATGATTCATATCAG GTAGGAAATATTGTGGCGCCAGGCGGGTCTGATCCTGGACAATCATGGGCGAGTTGCAAAGCTGACATCCGAAACTGTACTTCCGCCCAAATTGAGGCACTGCATG GATTCAGGAAGGAACTAGTCGAGGCTTTGGAGGTTGCTCAACGCAAGAGGGACTGGGGGCTGTTCATCGACTCATGCTTCAACCACTGTCAAACGCCATTCAGAATCTCATGGCATTCGCCGATCTCCCTGAGGCTTGGTAACAAG ACGATCGCCGAAGCTGTCGCGGACTGGTATATTGGTGGAGGCCATGGAGTAAAAGAGATTGACTGCGAGTATCCATGTATTAACCCCACGTGTAGCAGTCAGCTCGACCTGTGA
- the LOC112892956 gene encoding pectin acetylesterase 5-like — MATELLSPLLLLLLLAVVTFSCSPVAARTPELVELTLLAGAREKGAVCLDGSPPGYHLQRGFGSGAHNWLVYLQGGGWCNTTESCSERKMTEFGSSKFMEAVEFTGILSNRHQENPDFHNWNIVVVRYCDGASFAGDAEGEDLDGTKLFFRGLHIWEAVVDELMTKGMDTAKQALLTGCSAGSLAALLHCDNFRKQFPQDVSVKCLSDAGFFIDEKDLSGERSLRSLINAIVHLQNVREALPKGCLANKDPTECFFPAELIKSISTPTFILNSEYDSWQIRNALAPNGSYPGQAWSSCKADIRNCSSTQIDVLHGFRKKLVSELKVAEDKKDWGLFIDSCFTHCQTPFRISWISRISPRLGNKTIAESVGDWYFGRREEVKYIDCKYPCNPTCSSRLPTA, encoded by the exons ATGGCGACCGAGCTGTTGTCGCCTCTCCTCCTGCTCTTGCTTCTGGCCGTTGTCACCTTCTCCTGCTCGCCGGTGGCGGCGAGGACTCCGGAGCTCGTCGAGCtgaccctcctcgccggcgcTCGGGAGAAGGGCGCAG TGTGCTTGGATGGGAGCCCGCCAGGTTACCACCTGCAGAGAGGCTTCGGCTCCGGTGCCCACAACTGGCTCGTCTACCTTCAG GGAGGAGGATGGTGCAACACCACGGAAAGTTGTTCCGAGCGCAAAATGACCGAATTTGGTTCATCAAAATTTATGGAAGCAGTAGAGTTCACTGGGATACTCAGCAATCGGCACCAAGAAAATCCTG ATTTCCACAACTGGAATATAGTAGTTGTAAGGTATTGCGATGGGGCATCATTTGCTGGGGATGCTGAGGGTGAAGATCTG GATGGAACCAAACTTTTCTTCAGAGGATTGCACATCTGGGAAGCAGTTGTTGATGAACTCATGACAAAAGGAATGGACACTGCTAAACAG GCCTTGCTTACAGGCTGTTCCGCTGGTAGTCTGGCTGCACTACTGCACTGCGATAATTTTCGCAAACAATTTCCTCAGGATGTTTCAGTTAAATGCCTTTCTGATGCTGGATTTTTTATTGATGA GAAGGATTTATCTGGAGAAAGGTCCTTGCGGTCGCTCATCAATGCAATAGTCCACCTTCAG AATGTTAGAGAAGCTTTGCCCAAGGGTTGCCTTGCAAATAAGGACCCAACAGAG TGTTTCTTTCCTGCTGAGCTGATAAAGAGCATCAGCACCCCCACATTCATTCTGAATTCTGAGTACGATTCTTGGCAG ATACGAAACGCTCTCGCGCCAAATGGATCCTATCCTGGACAGGCATGGTCCAGTTGCAAAGCAGATATTCGGAACTGCAGTTCCACACAAATTGATGTACTGCATG GATTCAGGAAGAAATTAGTCAGTGAATTGAAGGTTGCTGAAGATAAGAAGGACTGGGGGCTATTCATCGATTCATGCTTCACCCACTGTCAAACGCCATTTAGAATCTCATGGATCTCACGGATCTCCCCAAGACTTGGTAATAAG ACTATCGCAGAGTCTGTTGGGGATTGGTATTTTGGTAGAAGGGAAGAAGTGAAATATATTGACTGCAAGTATCCATGTAACCCCACATGCAGCAGCCGTCTGCCTACTGCTTAA
- the LOC112892955 gene encoding pectin acetylesterase 5-like encodes MATELLSPLLPQRRRGLAVAVAVPLLALLLVVVIFFHAPLPTTVSSPERVDLTLVAGAREKGAVCLDGSPPGYHLRRGFSSGSHNWLIYLEGGAWCNTAKSCFARTVSSFGSSKFMRAVKFSGILGNDPLENPDFYDWNIVVVRYCDGASFAGDAEGEDPDGTKLFFRGLRIWEAVVDELMGKGMDTAKQTLLTGCSAGSLAALLHCDNFRRRFPQEVSVKCLSDAGFFIDVKDLSGERSIWSLFNEVVHLHNVREVLPKDCLQNKDPTECFFASELIKSISTPTFILNSAYDSWQIQNVLAPDGSYPGQAWSSCKTDIRNCSSTQIDVLHGFRKKLVSKLKVAEDKRNWGLFIDSCFTHCQTPFNISWHSPISPRLDDRTIAEAVGDWYFGRRQDVKLIDCEYPCNPTCSSRLSTA; translated from the exons ATGGCGACCGAGCTGCTGTCGCCGCTCCTCCCGCAGCGTCGACGGGGCCTCGCTGTCGCCGTGGCGGTGCCCCTGCTCGCGCTCCTCCTCGTCGTTGTCATCTTCTTCCACGCACCGCTTCCGACGACGGTGAGCTCTCCGGAGCGCGTCGACCTGACCCTGGTCGCCGGCGCACGGGAGAAGGGCGCGG TGTGCTTGGATGGGAGCCCGCCTGGTTACCACCTGCGGAGAGGCTTCAGCTCCGGATCTCACAACTGGCTCATCTATCTTGAG GGAGGAGCTTGGTGCAACACCGCAAAAAGTTGCTTTGCACGCACAGTGAGCAGCTTTGGTTCATCCAAGTTTATGAGAGCAGTAAAGTTCAGTGGGATACTCGGCAATGATCCCCTAGAAAATCCTG ATTTCTACGACTGGAATATAGTTGTTGTAAGGTACTGTGACGGTGCATCATTTGCTGGGGATGCGGAGGGTGAAGATCCG GATGGAACCAAACTTTTCTTCAGAGGATTGCGTATCTGGGAAGCAGTTGTTGATGAACTAATGGGAAAAGGAATGGACACTGCTAAACAG ACCTTGCTTACAGGCTGTTCTGCTGGTTCTCTAGCTGCATTGCTGCACTGTGATAATTTTCGTCGACGGTTTCCTCAAGAGGTTTCAGTTAAATGCCTTTCTGATGCTGGATTTTTTATCGACGT GAAAGATTTATCTGGAGAAAGATCCATATGGTCGCTCTTCAATGAAGTAGTTCACCTTCAT AATGTTAGAGAAGTTCTACCCAAGGACTGCCTCCAAAATAAGGATCCAACAGAG TGTTTCTTTGCTTCTGAACTGATTAAGAGCATCAGCACCCCCACATTTATTCTGAACTCAGCTTACGATTCTTGGCAG ATACAAAATGTTCTCGCACCAGATGGATCCTATCCTGGACAGGCATGGTCGAGTTGCAAAACAGATATTCGGAACTGCAGTTCCACACAAATTGATGTGCTGCATG GATTCAGGAAGAAATTAGTCAGTAAATTGAAGGTTGCTGAAGATAAGAGGAACTGGGGGCTGTTCATCGATTCATGCTTCACACACTGTCAAACGCCATTCAACATCTCATGGCATTCGCCGATCTCACCAAGACTTGATGACAGG ACTATCGCAGAGGCTGTTGGGGATTGGTATTTTGGTAGAAGGCAAGATGTAAAACTAATCGACTGCGAGTATCCATGTAATCCCACATGCAGCAGTCGTCTATCAACTGCTTGA
- the LOC112892953 gene encoding pectin acetylesterase 5-like — protein MAIAEHMSPLVVRNRRPAGHPVAVAAPLFVLLALLAAFSGSPVAAAEDSSPVLIELTLVAGAQEKGAVCLDGSPPAYHLQRGFGSGSQSWIVFLQGGAWCGTTESCSTRKMTEYGSSKFMEPTAFEGILRDKQPQNPDFYNWNKVFVRYCDGASFSGDAEGEAEDGTKLYFRGLRIWEAVVDELMGKGMDTAQQALLAGCSAGGLSTLLHCDNFRARFPQEVSVKCLPDGGFFLDAKDLSGERFMRSVFDGVVQLQNVSKVLPKDCLAKKGPTECFFPAELIKSISTPTFIVNSEYDYWQIQNVVAPVGSYPGDTWSSCRDNIGNCSSKQMDVLHGFRWKLIHELKAAECKRDWGLFIDSCFNHCQTQFSSSWHSPTSPRLGNKTIAEAVGDWYLGRRKGAMKQIDCKYPCNPTCGIAYCLTMLSCQFGGNGSE, from the exons ATGGCGATCGCCGAGCACATGTCGCCGCTCGTCGTCCGGAACCGTCGACCTGCAGGCCACCCTGTCGCTGTGGCTGCGCCGCTGTTCGTGCTCCTGGCCCTGCTGGCCGCCTTCTCCGGCTcacccgtggcggcggcggaggactcTTCTCCGGTGCTCATCGAGCTGACGCTCGTCGCCGGCGCGCAGGAGAAGGGCGCAG TGTGCTTGGATGGAAGCCCTCCTGCTTACCACTTGCAGAGAGGCTTCGGCTCCGGATCCCAAAGCTGGATCGTCTTTCTTCAG GGAGGAGCTTGGTGCGGCACCACGGAATCCTGTTCCACACGTAAAATGACCGAATATGGTTCGTCCAAGTTTATGGAACCAACAGCGTTTGAAGGGATACTGAGAGACAAGCAACCGCAAAATCCTG ATTTCTACAACTGGAATAAAGTTTTTGTAAGGTATTGCGACGGGGCATCGTTTTCTGGGGATGCAGAGGGTGAAGCAGAG GATGGAACCAAATTGTACTTCAGAGGATTGCGCATCTGGGAAGcagttgtcgatgaactcatgGGAAAAGGAATGGACACTGCTCAACAG GCCTTACTTGCAGGGTGTTCTGCCGGTGGTCTATCTACCCTACTGCACTGCGATAATTTTCGTGCAAGGTTTCCTCAAGAGGTTTCAGTCAAATGCCTTCCTGATGGTGGATTCTTTCTTGACGC AAAGGATTTATCGGGAGAAAGGTTTATGCGGTCGGTCTTCGATGGTGTTGTTCAGCTTCAG AATGTTAGCAAAGTTTTGCCTAAGGACTGCCTGGCAAAGAAGGGTCCGACAGAG TGTTTCTTCCCTGCTGAACTTATCAAGAGCATCAGCACCCCCACGTTTATTGTGAACTCAGAATATGATTACTGGCAG ATCCAAAATGTTGTTGCACCAGTCGGATCCTATCCCGGAGACACATGGTCGAGTTGCAGAGATAATATTGGGAACTGCAGTTCCAAGCAGATGGATGTGCTGCATG GATTCAGGTGGAAACTCATCCATGAGTTGAAGGCTGCTGAATGTAAAAGGGACTGGGGGCTGTTCATCGATTCATGCTTCAACCACTGTCAAACTCAATTCAGCAGCTCATGGCATTCGCCGACCTCCCCAAGGCTTGGTAACAAG ACAATTGCGGAGGCTGTTGGAGATTGGTACTTGGGTAGAAGGAAAGGAGCGATGAAACAGATTGACTGCAAGTATCCATGCAACCCCACATGTG GAATCGCGTACTGTTTGACTATGCTAAGCTGCCAGTTCGGTGGGAATGGGAGCGAGTGA